In the genome of Sciurus carolinensis chromosome 3, mSciCar1.2, whole genome shotgun sequence, one region contains:
- the Proca1 gene encoding protein PROCA1 isoform X2, producing MWVRTTLTIERWTEEETDCKTHVWDKSESSGECKETDSCCWKHKQCAGHIIHPFSDYGHHNLHVHAVSHCDCDTRLKDCSEKTNSSSSQDTGPACSRDVGSTCFNTIQTPSFESIPEEECVERFWYGWCKSYRPVSVAVIHHPIHHECGADDLNEEEEEEEESRPPIPTQVGPTTTPTEPGTVTGTPDSAAPITIWRSESPTRKSLDIKVIKKIKKKKEKDKEEEMTDEKTKLKKKAKKGKLTKKKSPMKSESSPPDLSRSLSPRVLARMSESSPESPEDLESEDSYNDRGQQEPSSDDIVESSSPRKREKCIAQIKKNRAKTSPTRKVTKRKSPPVSNPNLS from the exons GTGAATGCAAGGAGACTGACAGCTGCTGCTGGAAACACAAGCAGTGTGCTGGGCACATCATCCACCCCTTCTCTGACTATGGCCACCACAACCTACATGTACATGCTGTCAGCCACTGCGACTGTGATACTAG GCTGAAGGACTGCTCAGAGAAGACCAATAGCAGCAGCTCCCAAGACACAGGCCCAGCCTGCTCCCGTGATGTGGGGTCAACCTGCTTCAACACCATTCAAACCCCTTCCTTTGAGAGCATCCCAGAGGAAGAATGTGTGGAACGATTCTGGTATGGCTG GTGCAAAAGCTACAGGCCTGTCTCTGTGGCAGTGATCCACCATCCCATCCACCATGAATGTGGGGCAGATGACctaaatgaagaggaagaggaggaggaagaaagtagGCCTCCCATCCCAACTCAGGTGGGACCCACCACAACGCCCACTGAACCAGGCACAGTCACTGGGACCCCTGACTCAGCAGCGCCCATCACCATCTGGCGCTCTGAGAGCCCCACAAGAAAGAGCCTGGACATCAAGGTGATcaagaagataaagaagaaaaaggaaaaagacaaggaggaggagatgaCAGATGAGAAGACAAAGCTGAAGAAAAAAGCCAAGAAGGGCAAGTTGACTAAGAAGAAGAGCCCAATGAAATCAGAGTCTTCACCTCCAGACTTGAGCCGATCATTAAGCCCAAGAGTGTTGGCCAGGATGTCGGAGTCCAGCCCAGAAAGCCCGGAAGACCTGGAGAGTGAGGACAGTTACAATGACCGGGGGCAGCAAGAGCCCTCCAGTGACGACATTGTGGAGTCATCATCacccaggaagagagagaagtgcATTGCCCAGATCAAGAAGAACAGGGCAAAGACCTCACCAACCAGGAAAGTGACCAAGAGGAAATCTCCCCCAGTGTCCAACCCCAATCTCAGTTGA